Proteins from a genomic interval of Brucella melitensis bv. 1 str. 16M:
- the flaF gene encoding flagellar biosynthesis regulator FlaF yields MYQLRYEDVMNDDMASAKERERMLFDRTIAMLEAARANGAESREGIDAAYFTSKLWTTIIDDLGSEENALPKELRAAIISIGIFVLKEIERIRQGESNDYATLIEITQSIRDGL; encoded by the coding sequence ATGTATCAGTTGCGCTACGAAGATGTCATGAATGACGATATGGCGAGCGCCAAGGAACGCGAGCGGATGCTTTTCGACCGCACCATTGCGATGCTCGAAGCGGCGAGGGCAAATGGAGCCGAATCGCGCGAGGGGATCGATGCTGCCTATTTCACTTCAAAACTCTGGACGACGATCATCGATGATCTGGGATCGGAGGAAAACGCCCTGCCGAAAGAATTGCGGGCGGCGATCATTTCCATCGGCATCTTCGTGCTGAAGGAGATTGAACGTATCCGCCAGGGTGAGAGCAATGATTATGCAACGCTGATCGAGATCACCCAGTCGATTCGGGACGGGCTTTGA
- the flbT gene encoding flagellar biosynthesis repressor FlbT produces MAANSKTAIRLSLRAGERIFINGAVLRADRKVSLELLNDATFLLENHVLQPEDTTTPLRQLYFAAQMMLIEPAMREQAGATFAQMLKGMFATFKDAEILNALKLVDELVHNGRVFEALKTIRAQYPREAELMGAQPVVWPVTKSGKSAGANP; encoded by the coding sequence ATGGCGGCGAACAGCAAAACGGCAATCCGGCTGTCGCTGAGGGCAGGGGAGCGGATTTTCATCAATGGCGCGGTTCTGAGGGCCGACCGCAAGGTCTCGCTCGAACTTCTGAACGATGCGACATTCCTTCTGGAAAACCATGTGCTCCAGCCCGAAGACACCACGACGCCGCTGCGCCAGCTTTATTTCGCGGCACAGATGATGCTCATCGAACCTGCCATGCGCGAGCAGGCGGGCGCTACTTTCGCCCAGATGCTGAAAGGCATGTTCGCCACGTTCAAGGATGCGGAAATCCTGAACGCGCTGAAACTAGTGGATGAACTGGTGCATAACGGGCGCGTTTTCGAGGCGCTCAAAACCATTCGCGCGCAATATCCGCGCGAGGCTGAACTTATGGGTGCGCAGCCCGTGGTATGGCCTGTGACGAAATCCGGGAAATCTGCGGGGGCAAATCCATGA
- the flgD gene encoding flagellar hook assembly protein FlgD, with amino-acid sequence MTTTSPVGSNTTNSASTASNSTSAANKASVDYDSFLKLLVTQMQNQDPTQPMDPTQYVSQLATFSNVEQSVQMNSKLETLIANTSLTQAEGWIGRTLTNADGSISGVVKSVTIQSSGMLAELEDGKTLTIGEGVRIS; translated from the coding sequence ATGACGACGACATCTCCGGTTGGCTCGAACACGACGAACAGTGCCAGTACGGCCAGCAACAGCACTTCCGCCGCCAACAAGGCGAGCGTCGATTATGACTCGTTTCTGAAACTTCTGGTCACCCAGATGCAGAATCAGGATCCGACACAACCGATGGACCCAACGCAATATGTGTCGCAGCTTGCAACTTTCTCCAATGTCGAGCAATCGGTACAGATGAACAGCAAGCTGGAAACGCTGATTGCCAATACCTCGCTCACACAGGCCGAGGGCTGGATTGGGCGCACGCTCACCAATGCCGATGGCAGCATTTCGGGCGTCGTGAAGTCCGTCACCATCCAGTCCAGCGGTATGCTGGCCGAACTGGAAGACGGCAAGACACTGACGATCGGCGAAGGTGTCAGGATCAGCTAG
- the fliQ gene encoding flagellar biosynthesis protein FliQ: protein MNEADALDIVNSAIWTVLTASGPAVLAAMLAGIGIALFQALTQIQEMTLTFVPKIIVIFVVLALTAPFVGAQINAFTLLAYSRIEKGF from the coding sequence GTGAACGAGGCTGATGCGCTTGATATCGTCAATTCGGCGATCTGGACCGTGCTGACCGCAAGCGGGCCGGCGGTGCTTGCCGCCATGCTTGCGGGCATTGGGATTGCGCTGTTTCAGGCGCTGACGCAAATTCAGGAAATGACCCTGACCTTCGTGCCGAAAATCATCGTCATTTTCGTCGTCCTGGCGCTGACGGCACCTTTTGTCGGTGCGCAGATCAATGCTTTCACGCTGCTTGCCTATTCCCGCATCGAAAAGGGTTTTTAA